Part of the Thermoanaerobaculum aquaticum genome, AAATCCGCAACAAGCTGCGGGCCAATCCGGTTCCCGTGCAAATCCCGGTGGGCAGCGAGGAAAGCTTTGTTGGCGTGGTGGACCTCATCACCGGCCAGGCCTACCTTTACACCGGCGATGAGCTGGGGGCGCACTACGACGTGGTGCCGGTTCCCAAAGAGCTCGAGGAGCTTTACCGCTTCTGGCGGGAAAAGCTCGTGGAGGTGGCGGCCGAGCACGACGAGGTGCTCCTCGACAAGTACCTGGGCGGTGAGGAGCTGACCGCAGAGGAAATCCGGGCGTCCTTGCGGGCCCAAACGGTGGCGCACAAGATCGTGCCGGTGGTTTGCGGCTCGGCGTTCCGCAACAAGGGCGTGCAGATGCTCCTGGACGCGGTGGTGGATTACCTCCCCTCGCCGGTGGATATCCCGCCCATCGAAGGGCATAACCTGGAGGGCAACCCCGAAACCCGCCCGGCGGACGACAACGCACCGTTTGCCGCTCTGGCGTTCAAGATCATGTCCGATCCCTTCGTGGGTCAGCTCACGTACCTGCGGGTGTACTCGGGGCATCTGTTCTCCGGCGATCAGGTTCTTAACGCTTCCCGCGGCAACGTGGAGCGCATCGGCAGGCTGCTGAAGATGCACGCGAACAAGCGGGAGGAAATCAAAGAGGTTTGGGCTGGCGATATCTGCGCGGTGGTGGGTTTGCGCAACGTGGCCACCGGCGACACCATTTGCGACCCCAAGGCGCCCATCGTCCTGGAGGCCATGCAGTTCCCGGAGCCGGTGATTGCCGTGGCCATTGAGCCGGCCTCCCGTGCTGACCAGGACAAGCTGGGCTACGCCCTACAGAAGCTGGCTCAGGAAGACCCCACCTTCCGGGTGCACACCGACCCCGAAAGCGGCCAGACCATCATTTCCGGCATGGGGGAGCTGCACCTGGAGATCATCGTGGACCGCCTGGTCCGCGAGTTCAAGGTGCAAGCAAAGGTGGGGAGGCCGCAGGTGGCCTACCGCGAGACCATCACCCAGGAAGCCCAGGGTGAAGGGCGTTTTGTGCGGCAAACTGGCGGTCGGGGCCAGTACGGCCACGCCAAAATCCGCATTTGGCCGCTCACCGATGGTCGGGACTACGAGTTCCGCAACGACGTGGTGGGCGGTGTCATCCCCAAGGAGTTCATCAAGCCCGTGGATCAGGGGATCCGCGAGGCCATGCAGCGGGGGGTGCTGGCGGGCTACCCGATGATTGGCGTGGGGGTGAGCCTTTACGACGGCTCCTACCACGAGGTGGACTCCTCGGAAATTGCCTTTAAGGTCGCGGGCTCGATGGCCTTCCAGGACGCTGCGGCCAAGGCCAAGCCGGTGCTTCTGGAGCCGGTGATGGAGGTGGAGGTGGTCACCCCCGAGGAGTACATGGGGGACGTTCTGGGTGACCTCAACTCCCGCCGCGGCAAGGTGACGCATATGGAGCGGCGGCAAAACGCGCAGGTGATCACCGCGTTTGTGCCGCTGGCGGAAATGTTTGGGTACGCCACGCAACTGCGGTCCATGACCCAGGGGCGGGCGACTTACTCGATGCAGTTTGACCACTATGAAGAGGTTCCCAAGAGCGTGGCCGAAGAAATCGTGGCCCGTGTTCGGGGAAAGGCTTGATAACGGGGGTGCGTTATGGCCAAGCAGAAGTTTGATCGTACGAAGCCGCATGTGAACGTAGGGACGATTGGGCACGTGGATCATGGGAAGACGACGTTGACGGCGGCGATTACGAAGGTATTGTCGATGAAGGGGTTGGCTGAGTACAAGTCGTACGATGAGGTGGCGAAGGCGTCGATTGCGCAGGGGCGTCGTAATGAGATGAAGATTTTGACGATTGCGACGTCGCATGTGGAGTACCAGAGCGAGAAGCGGCACTACGCGCACGTGGANNNNNNNNNNNNNNNNNNNNNNNNNNNNNNNNNNNNNNNNNNNNNNNNNNNNNNNNNNNNNNNNNNNNNNNNGCGGAGGATGGGCCGATGCCGCAGACGCGGGAGCACAT contains:
- the fusA gene encoding elongation factor G — translated: MPRTVPLERTRNIGIMAHIDAGKTTTTERILYYTGVNYKMGEVHEGTATMDWMEQEQERGITITSAATTCFWQGSFNQYPPHRINIIDTPGHVDFTAEVERSLRVLDGAVAVFSAVEGVEPQSETVWRQADRYRVPRIAFVNKMDRVGADFFAVVEQIRNKLRANPVPVQIPVGSEESFVGVVDLITGQAYLYTGDELGAHYDVVPVPKELEELYRFWREKLVEVAAEHDEVLLDKYLGGEELTAEEIRASLRAQTVAHKIVPVVCGSAFRNKGVQMLLDAVVDYLPSPVDIPPIEGHNLEGNPETRPADDNAPFAALAFKIMSDPFVGQLTYLRVYSGHLFSGDQVLNASRGNVERIGRLLKMHANKREEIKEVWAGDICAVVGLRNVATGDTICDPKAPIVLEAMQFPEPVIAVAIEPASRADQDKLGYALQKLAQEDPTFRVHTDPESGQTIISGMGELHLEIIVDRLVREFKVQAKVGRPQVAYRETITQEAQGEGRFVRQTGGRGQYGHAKIRIWPLTDGRDYEFRNDVVGGVIPKEFIKPVDQGIREAMQRGVLAGYPMIGVGVSLYDGSYHEVDSSEIAFKVAGSMAFQDAAAKAKPVLLEPVMEVEVVTPEEYMGDVLGDLNSRRGKVTHMERRQNAQVITAFVPLAEMFGYATQLRSMTQGRATYSMQFDHYEEVPKSVAEEIVARVRGKA
- a CDS encoding GTP-binding protein; translated protein: MAKQKFDRTKPHVNVGTIGHVDHGKTTLTAAITKVLSMKGLAEYKSYDEVAKASIAQGRRNEMKILTIATSHVEYQSEKRHYAHV